The following nucleotide sequence is from Caldicellulosiruptor saccharolyticus DSM 8903.
TAGCCCAGATAGCTGAACAATTTGGAGATGAAGTTGCTGAAGTTGCAGCAAGATACGGTCCTGATGCGATTGAGGCTATAAAGAGGTATGGTCCAGATGCTGCGAGGGTGATCAACAATTATGGTGATAGTGCAGTAAAAGCTATGGCAAGAGGTATTGACCCTGCGCTTATTGAAAAAATGGACAGTTTAGCTGTTAAGGTAAAGAGACTTGTCAAGAATTTTGTGTTTCCATTTCATAGCGTATATTGTAGAGCTGTAATATATTGTAACTACATTTTTTAAGAATAGGTACTCCGTTTTTCCACTTGCCCCGACGCAAGTTTTCTCTTTGTAAATATATGTTTATCTCTAAAACTTCTACAGATTGAAAATAACCACCGGAGTTTATTCTTATCTTTTCAATCATACTGTTTACGCTTTCTACAGCATTAGTAGTATAAATGTACTTTCTTAAATCTTCAGGATACCTCATATGTGCAAGATAGAACTCTGCTTTTTCGCAAATACCTTTTATGAATCGAGGATATTTTGAGGAGTATTGCTCACAAAGAAGTTTGAACTTTGAAATAGCTTCGTCAAAATCAGCAGAGGAAGTTCTTAGTTTATCAAGCTCTTTGTTGAAAACGGAAGCATCATCTTTTGCCATATGTTTTCTGACATTGCGTTGAAGGTGAACAAAACATAGTTGATGGTCGGCAAGGGGATAAGCGAGTCTAACAGCATCGATAATGCCTGGAAAATCATCGCTTACAACTATTAAGACTTTTTTAAGACCTCTTGTAATTAAGTCGTCAAAGACTCTCATCCAATCGGCTTTGTTTTCTTTGCCGAAGAAAGTGTAGATACCGAAGATATCTTTTTTGCCTTCTAAATCAATGCCAAGCACGACATAGCAAGTAGCTTGTTTAACTTTTGAGTTATCTTTAATTTCGCAAT
It contains:
- a CDS encoding IS256-like element ISCsa2 family transposase — protein: MEKNEIFETAKNMAIEQVLNMYCSKDDPTRPALKQLLENLLDCFMLSERTVYLAKNENDKGNGFYGRKLATPVGSLEISVPRTRSGNFRPSILPDRYKRVDSSYTDLLMSLVANGYSESSLVQTLKSMNLPYSEDEIEKIKNDLKNELQLFKQRELPESAFALIIDGYHCEIKDNSKVKQATCYVVLGIDLEGKKDIFGIYTFFGKENKADWMRVFDDLITRGLKKVLIVVSDDFPGIIDAVRLAYPLADHQLCFVHLQRNVRKHMAKDDASVFNKELDKLRTSSADFDEAISKFKLLCEQYSSKYPRFIKGICEKAEFYLAHMRYPEDLRKYIYTTNAVESVNSMIEKIRINSGGYFQSVEVLEINIYLQRENLRRGKWKNGVPILKKCSYNILQLYNIRYEMETQNS